taataatatatttttttttacacaatttataataatacataaaaaacttatttatttgcataagttgttttgcataaactcaaaaaataaGCTATTCCAAACGggctcttattttttttttccaaaacgCCTTCGGAAAACAAACCTTTATTTGTGAAACTTTTAgtctaaaaatataatgaaaaattaCTAACAAATTCAGAGATGtagttactttttctttttaaatttttcaggaacttgttttaaaataaaccaAGGGAAAGTGTGGGTAGAAAATCTGGAAGGTGTAGGTAGTAAAGcaacatataataaataaaataatacggGTCATAAAACCCAACCCGAATAGAAAGCCCGAATTAACAGTTAAATTTAGAAAACTAGCGAAATGTAAAATTTTCGACGGAACTTTGAAGCGAGAAGCCTCAGAACCTGCGAACGCCGATCAGAAAAGGTAACATTGCACAAACGCTGTTTTTGGTTTCAATCAATGGTACggttttattgttgttgttattattaattgGTTTTTGGTGAAGGTATAAGAAAATGGAGACAGAGGTAATTGAAGCAGAGTTAGTGTTACCTAACTATCTTAGTTTTAAGAGAATTCAAATGTATGATAAATACCCTAAAGGTCAATCACGTGGTAGACACTGGAAACATCTTAAGCAGATTATTCAAGCTGAGAATTACCAGAATTACCCTCCTGATGAACCCAATTGtgagtaaaataatttatgttataataatttttggATATGATTTGAGATTTGTTAGATATTATTGGAGTTTGTTATATGTTGTTACAAGTTGGTTATTATCAGTTACAAATCAGTTAAAGTTTGTTAGGATCTGTTTGGCAAAAAATAGCAGATAGCTAGCTTATAAGATGAACTTATAGTGAATaaattataagctagcttatgaCGAATAAActagttgattgaatttgtagtgtttggcaAAATTAGCGGTTGAGCTAGCTTATATAGATATGAAATGAGATAAAagaaatatatgtttaattaatatttaagtttttttatgtaagatgataggggtaaaattgagagaaaaatgataagctataagctaattgagttagcttatcaaaataagctataagctcgtgaaaaaaagaagttatcaAACGAGTCTCTTTTgtcttatgagcttataagttataagtcaTAAGCTATATGATCAAAATTTGGCATTGCCAAATAGAACATTAGTTTAGTTAGAATCACTATATAAAGTGCATCTTACACCAATTGTAATCAACTTTTTCTCATTAAAAGTaaagtttgtttatttttctatatgtTGGGTTCTATGGTGCTTCTCAACAATGTGTCAATTGAAagaattttaattgtttaacaTCAATGTAGGAGACTTATATATGCCAATTTTTGTTGTTATGTGTGCCTTCCATGTAAAagaattttaattgttttttcttttttgttggaTTGTGTTGTAGATGTGAATATTGAGTCACCTCCTTCTATGCATCCCTGCAAGAGAATTTGCGATATTACAGGCTACGAGGTATTTAGTGATCTTTATTTCTCTTGTTTAGTACTACTTCCCTTCAAGAGGAAGTTTTTTCATTTGTTGATGAAGTTTTCAAAAATCTCTATCTTTTTCTTGTCACTAGTAATACTTTAACATCTTATTGAATCTGTTGATAGcatttgaaattgaaacttaaagAATCACATACATATTGCTTTTGTGCTAacattcaaatttttgtttgattttatcTTCTAATAATTACTTGTGATGATAAAAGATATATTCTAATTACTTGTGATGATAAAAGATATCTTCTAATTACTTGTGATGATAAAAGAAATATTCGACTGTGTGATTTTGCTTGTTGCTATGTCTTCTCAAagaacctatgaagcacggacacaaacACGGCACAGAGACTGACACGTTGACATCAATAATTATTTGAATAAATGTCATAATTctatgtaattataagtgtcatTGTCGTGTCCGATACCGGGACACGCCTAATACAAGGAGTATCCGTGCTTCATAACAAAGAACTATTGATTTTCATCTTAGAAGGCCCAGTAGAGTACTCAATTTTACATTCCTTCAGTGTTCAACAGTAATTGCTTTTTAC
This portion of the Trifolium pratense cultivar HEN17-A07 linkage group LG3, ARS_RC_1.1, whole genome shotgun sequence genome encodes:
- the LOC123913757 gene encoding chromatin-remodeling complex subunit ies6-like; the encoded protein is METEVIEAELVLPNYLSFKRIQMYDKYPKGQSRGRHWKHLKQIIQAENYQNYPPDEPNYVNIESPPSMHPCKRICDITGYEAPYYDPKTNLRYANTDVFKTIRALPNDNVQRYLSLRNAAVVLK